The following proteins come from a genomic window of Maribacter sp. HTCC2170:
- a CDS encoding sensor histidine kinase, protein MNKRLFVLLVILMSLSLIGIIFVQGYWIKRSVEDKEEQFSNSVSEVLDKVTEKIAKRERKNYFDRYLNIKDSIGDLKSSHFKNFFFIDKDISSDEIHFYSHGILEEEYNIASTFFDNGNGDDATTIKNYTSKRVKATFKEDFGLDGSRSRFTPLEKFEKIGGLSSTEIAVFEDMFGEFAKRVPIYDRVSKTEIELLLEGELGSRNINTDYEYGISSKGLPTNVKSRKFSFRNATPYKSLIFKDSEEKSNYSLMISFPKKKTFLIRQILGMAALSLLFTLVIIVAYSSAIYQLIRQKQISEIKSDFINNMTHEFKTPIATINLAVEAIKNPQVIEDKERVMRYLQMIRDENKRMHAQVENVLRISKLEKNQLDISKDRVDVHDIIQDAIAHVELIVADRGGYIETHLEAGRRDVLANEMHFTNVLVNILDNAIKYSPEAPKIDIYTQEVKNNVVIEVRDQGAGMSKAVLKKVFEKFYREHTGDIHNVKGHGLGLAYVKRIIEDHQGEVYAESEKDKGSTFYIKLPLI, encoded by the coding sequence ATGAATAAGAGGTTATTTGTTCTTTTGGTCATTCTAATGAGCCTCTCACTGATTGGGATAATTTTTGTACAGGGTTATTGGATCAAAAGATCTGTTGAGGATAAGGAAGAGCAATTTTCCAATAGTGTATCCGAAGTGCTTGATAAGGTAACTGAAAAGATTGCCAAACGAGAGAGAAAGAACTATTTTGATAGGTATTTAAATATCAAGGACAGTATTGGGGATTTAAAGAGTTCCCATTTCAAAAACTTCTTTTTTATTGATAAAGATATTAGTTCGGATGAAATACATTTTTATTCCCATGGTATTTTAGAGGAGGAATATAATATCGCATCAACGTTCTTTGACAATGGTAATGGTGATGATGCCACGACCATAAAAAATTATACCAGTAAGCGGGTAAAAGCAACATTTAAAGAGGATTTTGGACTTGACGGAAGTCGTAGTAGGTTCACACCACTTGAAAAATTTGAAAAGATTGGGGGACTATCTTCAACTGAAATCGCTGTCTTTGAAGATATGTTTGGTGAATTTGCCAAGCGAGTGCCAATATATGACAGGGTTTCAAAGACAGAAATTGAGTTGTTGTTAGAAGGGGAATTAGGTAGTCGTAATATAAATACCGATTACGAATACGGCATATCTAGCAAAGGGCTTCCTACTAATGTGAAATCACGGAAGTTCAGTTTTAGAAATGCAACGCCATATAAATCTTTGATTTTCAAGGACTCTGAGGAAAAATCGAATTATTCTTTAATGATTTCTTTTCCTAAGAAGAAAACGTTTTTGATTCGTCAAATTTTAGGAATGGCTGCTTTATCTCTGTTGTTCACGCTTGTAATAATTGTAGCCTATTCGAGTGCTATTTATCAATTGATTCGCCAGAAGCAGATTTCAGAGATTAAATCTGATTTTATAAACAACATGACCCACGAGTTCAAAACGCCCATTGCGACGATAAATTTAGCAGTTGAGGCGATTAAAAATCCGCAGGTCATAGAAGATAAGGAAAGGGTTATGCGATATCTTCAAATGATCAGGGATGAGAACAAGCGGATGCACGCGCAGGTAGAGAATGTATTACGAATTTCCAAGCTGGAAAAAAACCAACTGGATATAAGTAAGGACAGAGTTGATGTTCACGACATAATACAGGATGCTATTGCCCACGTTGAGTTAATAGTAGCAGATAGAGGAGGTTATATTGAAACGCACTTAGAAGCTGGTAGAAGAGACGTTTTAGCCAACGAGATGCATTTTACCAATGTTTTGGTAAATATATTGGACAATGCAATAAAATATTCTCCAGAAGCGCCTAAAATTGATATTTATACCCAAGAGGTAAAGAACAATGTGGTTATTGAGGTTAGAGATCAGGGAGCCGGAATGAGCAAAGCGGTTTTGAAAAAAGTTTTTGAGAAGTTTTATAGAGAGCATACTGGAGATATACATAATGTAAAAGGTCATGGTTTGGGATTGGCCTACGTAAAAAGAATAATAGAAGATCATCAAGGTGAGGTCTATGCGGAAAGCGAAAAAGATAAAGGAAGCACTTTCTATATAAAACTGCCTTTAATTTAA